GTTGACTTGTGAAACTCGTATCAAACAGATTAATTCACTGTCTTAAACCACGTCTACACATCACGTatccttttcttttgttaaGTGCCAAAAAAACGTACAACTTCCTACATTTAGCTTCTGTTATTGGGCAACATGTCTGGTTTCATGATGAACTACCAGATCATGTATCACTGTCTCCTCACAGGTGTTTCATCATACAGGCTTGTTGTGACCCAGAGTCCTGACGTCTCTgtcacagaggggggggcagTAAACatctcctgctgctggaaagGGGAATATAAGAAAATGAGAGTTAAGTGGCTGAAGAATCAAACAGCGATTAAGAGGCAATCTCAAGGATCCATGGCACAGACGACATCTGACTGCTTTAACTTGACCTTTATCAAGATCACATGGGAGGATTCAGGGAGATACACCTGCAGGGTCATACAGGAGATACCAGCTTTGTCTGTGGTTAATGGAAGTGGTACAGTCATCACAGTTAGAGccagagaggacacagaggacggAGCAGCAGGAGGTATGTGACAAATCATGCTTGTTCTCTTGACAGTGCCACGTTAAGGGTTTGCCAATGGGGGGGTTTGATAATGATGTGTATTCAGAATGTGTCTGTTCGGATCAGAAAAGGCTTGTTTTATATATCAACTACTCATGCAAGATTTGTAACTTTTAATTAAGTGGAACTTCTTTTGACAATTCCACTTTATGTAAAACAAACGTTGAGATACCATTTTTGTCTGGTTTGTGTGGTTAAAGGAAGTGGCACAGTCATTACAGAGGGCGGAGCAGATCCCACCGTGACTGGCGGTAGGTGACAATCACAATCACCAGAGGTCTAACATGTACACTATTATGTTTATTAGGAATGAGATCAGTCCTTTTAAAACATACAGTCGTTATATGGCCTCAGGCAGTGGTGCTTCTCTGTTTCAGCCCTCTGTAGTTAAACAGCCAAGTGTCTGCCTGGTCTAAGCTGCTGTTTCTGGGGGTGAATTCCAGATTCCCAAAAGGATGAAGTGTTGATCTTCGTCATGAGGTGCCTGCCCCTGCTTGCCCTCATCATAGTTTTCCTCTGCCTCAACAAGTTAGGGACCAGAGCTCAGCAACGGACACCAGGTACAGTATAACTCTCCCTTAATGACAGGCGGCCTACGTCAGCCATCAGCAGCACTTATGTCACAGCACATCACGACTCTTATCGAGCAGCGCACTCATGTTTCAGCTGCTCCTGCAAATGAGCCTCCAGCCCAAAGAGCA
The sequence above is a segment of the Pempheris klunzingeri isolate RE-2024b chromosome 23, fPemKlu1.hap1, whole genome shotgun sequence genome. Coding sequences within it:
- the LOC139223022 gene encoding uncharacterized protein, with translation MKLLLSSVLLASLCSPSSWSVSSYRLVVTQSPDVSVTEGGAVNISCCWKGEYKKMRVKWLKNQTAIKRQSQGSMAQTTSDCFNLTFIKITWEDSGRYTCRVIQEIPALSVVNGSGTVITVRAREDTEDGAAGGSGTVITEGGADPTVTGDSQKDEVLIFVMRCLPLLALIIVFLCLNKLGTRAQQRTPAAPANEPPAQRAEEGREEEEEEREERGREAE